The following proteins are encoded in a genomic region of Drosophila miranda strain MSH22 chromosome 4, D.miranda_PacBio2.1, whole genome shotgun sequence:
- the LOC108163435 gene encoding microsomal triglyceride transfer protein large subunit: MQKFKRKTNNPDLRSLLLIGVFAVCCLGVVQAALVPPNSQQIFKLQNTVSLQGLSGTEETRYTFETELKINSVWSQGEDQLLEVSFSGSRVSAPGLDHQVERPISQIPDRPFYISLVQGQPHQVIAHTGRDQSLLNLERGIASLLQLRFEGSEELDVSGHCRVAYNVKSSTSVEKSKMDCALWDLRVNYHPEEALGVSQLSQEQVSYELSADGALLRAESVETHRLTPAAKPDAGSTVQSSLLLQHAYQGAEEVPQLDVPSLEAAIESLLEWYRVFQLEADVDSSISELKQQNLEKLLAQSEDQLQADDVGKSSLALLYVQLLPLARLTKQPQFKQLLQKHTKILPQLVDLLGAVQTFEAHNATFSQFYSDAATNTEQLELLEKYLQSLAVATHPERRIIEHLYGLLKVDATNKQSALRESIIQTLATLTRQSGFDGNDLLLQQVRAFLLEGLGSKQPILYIRALQNLQDVATIEALLEQAQTRQEPNLAVAALQALKSFPARSFNVSHRQQFESIFYQRRRRFDSSARTLALDVLLALRPSAEQLGHILDYLSSTDRQFEIKKYVLQKLRMLAEMCPRFRGLLRQELAKRSKVNNYHVMGQKGLTTVLRRQLSQSPAFNESLLSTQEVQQGILKRGSVEFLLQAGHAQASSFKLGIYTAGLGAVVGDGDASDESDPIPADDELESGESVTAGMEISVQGSQLRPLIFFSGQTELMGHVWGGTASDSTPAYQATTLAQDHEHYIVLASGASLHWRVLGARSVDLNGKVGFSLWNRNAQTEIQQNTGSAVVGHVAVGFTYAKLVQDFTLRHEPKLSLKADLDFYSGIKLCMQLQRPEQLLKQTSTRSVFLQEVGRSYAKHVHSTINHRTPGCTFALNQKNNEMCNLIFSD; the protein is encoded by the exons CAGGGCTTAAGTGGCACTGAGGAGACGAGATACACCTTCGAGACCGAACTGAAGATCAATTCGGTATGGAGCCAGGGCGAGGATCAGCTGCTGGAGGTGTCCTTCAGCGGGAGTCGCGTGAGTGCGCCCGGCCTGGACCATCAGGTGGAGCGTCCGATTAGCCAGATACCCGACAGACCCTTCTACATCAGCCTGGTCCAGGGACAGCCGCATCAAGTGATTGCTCACACAGGTCGGGATCAGTCCCTTTTGAATCTGGAGCGGGGCATCGCCTCCCTGCTGCAGCTACGCTTCGAGGGCAGCGAGGAGCTCGATGTGTCTGGCCACTGTCGTGTCGCGTACAATGTTAAATCGTCGACGAGCGTGGAAAAAAGCAAGATGGATTGCGCGCTCTGGGATCTGCGCGTAAATTACCATCCGGAAGAGGCTCTGGGCGTATCTCAGCTGTCCCAAGAGCAAGTCAGCTACGAGCTGTCCGCAGATGGAGCCCTGCTGCGGGCCGAATCTGTGGAGACGCACCGCCTGACCCCGGCCGCCAAGCCAGATGCTGGAAGCACTGTACAAAGCAGCCTTCTCTTACAGCATGCGTACCAGGGAGCAGAAGAGGTGCCACAGCTTGATGTACCCAGCCTGGAGGCGGCCATTGAGAGTCTATTGGAGTGGTATCGCGTGTTTCAGCTGGAGGCGGATGTGGACAGTAGCATTAGTGAGCTAAAGCAGCAAAAT CTTGAAAAACTGCTGGCACAATCGGAAGATCAGCTGCAAGCCGATGACGTGGGAAAATCCTCGCTGGCCCTGCTGTACGTCCAGTTGCTGCCGCTGGCACGTCTCACCAAGCAGCCTCAGTTCAAACAGCTGCTCCAGAAGCACACGAAAATCTTGCCCCAATTGGTGGATCTGCTCGGAGCAGTGCAGACCTTCGAGGCCCACAATGCCACCTTCAGTCAATTCTACAGCGATGCAGCGACCAATACAGAGCAGCTGGAGCTTCTGGAGAAGTATCTGCaatcgctggccgtggccacGCATCCAGAAAGACGAATCATCGAGCATTTGTATGGCCTCCTGAAGGTGGATGCCACCAACAAGCAGTCAGCGCTGAGAGAAAGTATCATCCAAACGCTGGCCACGTTGACGCGACAGAGTGGCTTCGATGGCAAcgatctgctgctgcagcaagTGCGCGCTTTCCTCCTGGAGGGACTTGGCTCCAAGCAGCCCATTTTGTACATACGCGCCCTGCAGAATCTCCAGGATGTGGCCACTATTGAGGCACTGCTAGAACAGGCTCAGACACGGCAGGAGCCCAATCTCGCGGTGGCCGCTTTGCAGGCCCTGAAATCGTTCCCTGCGAGAAGTTTCAATGTCTCGCATCGCCAGCAGTTCGAGAGCATCTTCTACCAGCGACGACGACGCTTCGATAGCTCTGCTCGCACCTTGGCTTTGGATGTGCTGCTGGCCCTGCGACCCTCGGCCGAGCAGCTGGGCCACATCCTCGACTATTTGTCCTCAACAGACAGACAGTTTGAGATTAAAAAGTATGTGCTGCAGAAGCTGCGCATGCTGGCCGAGATGTGTCCACGTTTTAGGGGACTCCTTAGGCAGGAGCTGGCCAAGCGGTCTAAGGTTAACAACTACCACGTAATGGGACAAAAAG GCCTCACCACTGTCCTCAGGCGACAGCTCTCCCAGTCGCCCGCCTTCAACGAATCGCTGCTTAGCACCCAGGAGGTGCAGCAGGGCATCCTAAAGCGGGGTTCAGTGGAGTTTCTACTGCAGGCGGGCCATGCCCAGGCCAGCAGCTTTAAGCTGGGCATCTACACAGCCGGTCTGGGTGCGGTGGTGGGCGATGGCGACGCTAGCGATGAGAGCGATCCCATTCCCGCCGATGATGAGCTGGAAAGCGGGGAGAGCGTCACCGCTGGCATGGAGATCAGTGTGCAGGGCTCTCAATTGCGTCCACTGATCTTTTTCAGCGGCCAAACAGAGCTGATGGGTCATGTGTGGGGCGGAACGGCTTCGGACTCGACGCCTGCGTATCAGGCCACCACTTTGGCCCAGGATCATGAGCACTACATTGTCCTGGCATCGGGTGCCAGCCTCCATTGGAGGGTACTCGGCGCCCGCAGTGTGGATCTCAACGGAAAGGTGGGATTCAGCTTGTGGAATCGCAATGCACAGACGGAGATACAGCAAAA cACGGGCAGCGCTGTCGTGGGACATGTGGCTGTGGGATTCACCTATGCGAAACTTGTGCAGGATTTCACTTTGAGGCACGAACCGAAACTGAGTCTGAAGGCGGATTTGGACTTTTACAGCGGCATCAAGCTGTGCATGCAACTGCAACGACCCGAACAGCTACTCAA GCAAACCAGCACTCGTTCGGTGTTTCTGCAGGAAGTGGGGCGGTCTTATGCGAAACATGTCCACTCCACAATCAACCATCGGACGCCCGGCTGCACTTTTGCCCTCAATCAGAAGAACAATGAGATGTGCAACCTGATATTTAGCGATTAG